The following proteins come from a genomic window of Verrucomicrobiota bacterium:
- a CDS encoding phenylalanine--tRNA ligase beta subunit-related protein, with protein sequence MKIELKPEVFELAPHFHRGIVIAEGINNQGESAELTELLREAEAIVKSLSTPNDLSSVQSWDKVHRQFGSNPNKFPPAHKNLLKRVQKLEVQLPFISKVVAIMNIASLRLQIPVGGDDVERAQSYGDALQLRKATGQESFLPLGKDAKQESPEPEELIYVVGNEVMCRRWNWRNSCQTLISPDTSKIIMNVDCLGDSAASNAKKGTELILSLLTKFCEASAKTHTLHINHPNLEF encoded by the coding sequence ATGAAAATAGAATTAAAACCAGAAGTATTCGAATTAGCACCGCATTTTCACCGAGGAATCGTGATTGCAGAAGGAATCAACAATCAAGGCGAAAGTGCTGAGCTAACTGAGCTGCTAAGAGAAGCAGAGGCTATAGTCAAAAGCTTAAGCACACCCAATGACCTTTCCAGTGTGCAATCTTGGGATAAAGTTCATCGCCAATTCGGATCAAACCCGAATAAATTTCCTCCTGCCCACAAAAATTTGCTCAAAAGGGTTCAAAAACTTGAGGTTCAACTCCCTTTTATCTCGAAAGTTGTTGCTATTATGAATATAGCCTCTCTTAGATTACAAATTCCTGTTGGAGGAGATGATGTCGAACGTGCACAATCATATGGCGATGCTTTGCAGCTAAGAAAAGCAACTGGACAGGAATCCTTTTTACCGTTGGGCAAAGATGCCAAACAAGAATCTCCAGAGCCAGAAGAACTCATTTATGTAGTAGGCAACGAGGTCATGTGCCGACGTTGGAATTGGCGAAATTCCTGTCAAACTCTCATTTCTCCGGACACTTCTAAAATCATCATGAACGTCGACTGCCTAGGTGACTCTGCTGCATCAAATGCGAAAAAAGGTACTGAGCTTATTTTGAGCCTACTCACAAAATTTTGTGAAGCATCTGCCAAAACACATACCCTTCACATTAACCATCCCAACCTTGAATTCTAA